A DNA window from Trypanosoma brucei brucei TREU927 chromosome 11 chr11_scaffold01 genomic scaffold, whole genome shotgun sequence contains the following coding sequences:
- a CDS encoding kinesin, putative gives MTSLCPITSSITVAIRKRPIANNGNSGDKDIVTCEDCRTISVHEPKTRVDLKAVVETSAFAFDYVFDESVANDVVYKVCCQPLLSDVQNGGSVVVIAFGQTGSGKTHTMLGHGSKTIGLYGYAIRELIGEETTRKLAVSFYEVYGSKLFDLLNGRTQLKMMQDEADNLRIVGLSEKVVTCDKEVYKLISKGESLRSSGSTLANDTSSRSHAVLEIKVLNYQGEPHGGRVTLIDLAGSERAADTTSSDTRGRHEGAEINKSLLALKECIRAMSRNRRHIPFRASKLTQVLRESFIGNCKTCFIATVSPLQRHCEDTLNTLRYANRIRDLKAPSDDGFSRKISMTCPNCNGPVRPDASHTCVRLSTRCPHCRQVVEKHNLEGHIEECSEFPVRCPRCNELLVRGDIPRHNRRCSRSLVRCPLCTCHVMRCGLEKHTLMDCGAKLEKCRYCGQGFPRHSLKRHEDVCTMMKIACPYCLQYFRKVCVDAHASVCVRNPNCRRVSPSRIRDSGEEVWKITNGKEWRQRPRMLRNQSLKQLEAISRTKSSVQLREGRKPLGPLEDNFSLPALHAPSSAPDRKHPPVTSAFTESLQSHPNSEDDDADKEVCRTAPTISGENSSRVGGEGCVCPYAAYGCLHTVCDSSLEKHMKDSVEMHLQLVRDYAERVSEENNILRERVNEGTTKASKLHELESV, from the coding sequence ATGACCTCACTCTGTCCAATTACGAGTTCAATCACCGTAGCTATACGCAAGAGGCCAATCGCAAATAATGGAAACTCGGGAGACAAGGACATTGTTACATGTGAGGACTGTCGCACCATATCAGTGCACGAACCGAAGACACGCGTTGACCTTAAGGCAGTGGTGGAGACCTCAGCTTTTGCATTTGATTATGTATTTGATGAGTCTGTGGCAAACGATGTGGTATACAAGGTGTGCTGTCAACCGTTGCTGTCGGATGTACAGAACGGGGGAAGCGTTGTGGTTATTGCCTTTGGCCAGACGGGCAGTgggaaaacacacaccatGTTGGGTCACGGCAGCAAGACCATAGGGTTGTATGGATACGCCATTAGGGAGCTGATTGGCGAAGAAACCACTCGCAAGCTTGCGGTTAGCTTCTATGAGGTTTACGGTTCTAAGCTCTTTGACTTGTTGAATGGACGGACACAGTTGAAAATGATGCAGGATGAGGCTGACAATCTTCGGATTGTCGGGTTGTCGGAGAAAGTTGTCACATGTGACAAGGAGGTATATAAACTCATTTCAAAAGGAGAGTCGCTGCGTTCATCTGGGTCAACGCTCGCAAACGACACGAGCTCCCGATCGCACGCAGTGCTGGAAATCAAGGTTCTCAATTATCAGGGTGAGCCGCATGGTGGCCGAGTCACTCTTATAGATTTAGCCGGTAGTGAGCGGGCTGCGGATACGACAAGTAGTGATACAAGGGGACGACATGAAGGAGCTGAGATAAACAAGTCTCTGTTGGCCCTCAAGGAATGTATTCGGGCCATGTCAAGGAACAGACGGCATATTCCTTTTCGTGCCTCCAAGTTGACGCAGGTGCTGCGTGAAAGTTTTATTGGTAATTGTAAGACATGTTTCATAGCGACAGTTTCACCCTTGCAGCGGCACTGTGAGGATACGCTGAACACGTTGCGGTATGCTAACCGCATAAGGGACCTTAAAGCCCCCTCCGATGACGGCTTCAGCCGTAAGATATCGATGACATGCCCCAACTGCAATGGCCCCGTACGCCCTGATGCATCCCACACATGCGTGCGTTTGTCCACACGATGTCCGCACTGTAGACAAGTGGTAGAAAAACATAACCTCGAAGGGCACATCGAGGAGTGTAGCGAGTTTCCCGTACGATGTCCTCGCTGTAATGAACTGTTAGTGCGCGGTGATATTCCACGGCACAATCGTCGTTGTTCCCGATCTCTAGTGCGCTGTCCGTTGTGCACATGCCACGTGATGCGCTGTGGTTTGGAGAAACACACTCTGATGGATTGCGGGGCCAAACTAGAGAAGTGTCGTTATTGTGGACAGGGGTTTCCACGTCACTCATTGAAGAGGCACGAAGACGTGTGCACGATGATGAAGATCGCCTGTCCTTATTGTCTGCAATATTTTAGAAAAGTTTGCGTAGATGCTCATGCCTCGGTGTGTGTAAGGAACCCAAACTGCAGGCGAGTGTCACCGTCAAGGATTAGGGATTCGGGTGAAGAGGTGTGGAAGATAACAAACGGAAAGGAATGGCGGCAACGGCCTCGGATGTTAAGGAACCAGTCGTTGAAGCAGCTTGAGGCAATCTCTCGAACAAAATCAAGTGTGCAGCTTCGGGAAGGGCGAAAACCCTTAGGGCCACTTGAAGACAATTTTTCACTTCCCGCTTTGCACGCACCCTCCTCAGCCCCCGACAGGAAACACCCACCGGTTACCAGCGCTTTCACCGAAAGCCTACAAAGTCACCCCAACAGCGAGGACGATGATGCCGACAAGGAAGTTTGCAGAACCGCCCCAACTATCAGTGGAGAAAATAGCAGCCGAGTTGGAGGTGAAGGTTGTGTTTGCCCTTACGCTGCCTATGGTTGCTTGCACACTGTGTGTGACTCTTCTCTAGAGAAGCATATGAAAGACTCGGTAGAAATGCATCTGCAATTGGTTCGTGACTACGCAGAGCGGGTTtcagaagaaaataacattCTTCGGGAGCGTGTGAATGAGGGCACCACTAAGGCTTCAAAGCTTCATGAACTTGAAAGCGTGTGA